One window of the Peptacetobacter hiranonis genome contains the following:
- a CDS encoding YrvL family regulatory protein, translated as MNKFKIDKEKFKTFIMCSTIFLVVLSIIALISGSIMKIFGFQYKSIGNIVLFFIIATIMSFPLNLIAGAFPKALLKLGKINRQTAFIIYLILDTIATSFGLLVVDYYMPTVSATNISIIIISLLFAFMGKDDFKNVY; from the coding sequence TTGAATAAATTTAAAATAGATAAGGAAAAATTTAAAACGTTTATTATGTGCAGCACAATATTTTTAGTAGTATTATCAATTATTGCTTTGATAAGTGGATCTATAATGAAAATATTTGGATTTCAATATAAGTCTATTGGTAACATTGTACTATTCTTCATAATAGCAACTATAATGTCTTTTCCTCTAAACTTAATAGCTGGTGCTTTTCCCAAAGCATTGCTAAAACTTGGAAAAATAAACAGACAAACTGCTTTTATTATATATCTAATTTTAGATACAATAGCTACAAGCTTTGGATTGTTAGTTGTTGACTATTACATGCCTACTGTATCAGCAACAAACATTTCGATAATCATAATCTCTCTTCTATTTGCTTTTATGGGAAAAGATGATTTCAAGAATGTATACTAA
- a CDS encoding DUF6440 family protein: protein MSKKDRFEVIYQETGLKSEKTILVDKKTGINYLFVANGFGGGLTPLLDKDGKPVVTK from the coding sequence ATGAGTAAAAAAGATAGATTTGAAGTTATTTATCAAGAAACAGGTTTAAAAAGCGAAAAAACAATATTAGTTGACAAAAAAACAGGAATAAACTATCTCTTCGTTGCAAATGGCTTTGGAGGAGGATTAACACCTCTATTGGATAAAGATGGTAAACCTGTTGTCACAAAATAA
- a CDS encoding GNAT family N-acetyltransferase, whose product MDNYKLDTITEIDIDKILDIYNSNTHFLENHMGITEVSREFITNEIKEMKNIGFNSLVIKDCRSNIIGICDFKISEEVYLSLLMIDANQQGKGLGSIVYNQLEKLFKENHANKVRIDVVYNYDHNAVDFWKKQGFIPCEKIKLEWNGYKTNAIKMLKFI is encoded by the coding sequence ATGGATAATTATAAACTTGATACAATAACTGAAATTGATATAGATAAGATTTTAGATATTTATAATTCTAATACACATTTTTTAGAAAATCATATGGGTATTACCGAAGTTTCTAGAGAATTTATAACTAATGAAATTAAAGAAATGAAAAATATTGGATTTAATTCTCTAGTTATAAAAGATTGTAGGAGTAATATAATTGGAATATGTGATTTTAAAATATCAGAAGAAGTTTATTTATCTTTGCTAATGATTGATGCTAACCAACAAGGAAAAGGTCTTGGTAGTATAGTATATAATCAGTTAGAAAAGCTTTTTAAAGAGAATCATGCCAATAAAGTTAGAATTGATGTTGTGTATAATTATGATCATAACGCAGTTGATTTTTGGAAAAAACAAGGTTTTATCCCTTGTGAAAAAATAAAATTAGAATGGAATGGATATAAAACTAATGCTATCAAAATGTTAAAATTTATTTGA
- a CDS encoding ABC transporter ATP-binding protein — translation MKKTLKIEGLKKYYGKDESLVKAVDGIDLEIENGKFTAIIGTSGSGKSTLLHCIAGLDKPTDGKVFLGDEDLYKLSDSELSKIRRKEFGFIFQSFNLIPVLSVYDNIVLPILLDGSKEDPIYIDSIIKSMGLEEQVKKFPNELSGGQQQRVAIARALSNRPSVIFADEPTGNLDSKTTEEVMQVLRDTVNDFGRTLVMITHNQEIAETADRIVTISDGKIISDK, via the coding sequence ATGAAAAAGACGTTAAAGATAGAAGGTTTGAAAAAATACTACGGAAAAGATGAGAGCCTTGTTAAAGCTGTAGACGGGATAGATTTAGAGATTGAAAATGGAAAATTTACAGCGATAATAGGGACATCTGGATCAGGAAAGAGTACACTTCTTCACTGTATAGCTGGACTTGATAAGCCTACAGATGGGAAAGTTTTTCTAGGGGATGAAGATTTATACAAGTTAAGTGATAGCGAGCTTTCTAAGATAAGAAGAAAGGAATTTGGATTTATATTCCAGAGTTTTAACTTAATTCCTGTGCTTAGTGTATACGACAATATTGTGTTGCCAATTCTTTTGGATGGCTCAAAGGAAGATCCAATATATATTGATAGTATTATCAAAAGTATGGGACTTGAGGAACAGGTTAAGAAGTTTCCAAATGAGCTTTCAGGTGGGCAGCAGCAGAGGGTTGCAATAGCTAGGGCACTTTCTAATAGACCATCAGTTATATTTGCTGATGAACCTACTGGAAATCTTGATAGCAAGACAACTGAGGAAGTTATGCAGGTGCTTAGAGATACTGTCAATGATTTTGGACGGACACTTGTGATGATAACTCATAATCAGGAAATTGCGGAAACTGCGGATAGAATAGTGACTATTAGTGATGGAAAAATTATAAGTGATAAGTAA